A stretch of the Saprospiraceae bacterium genome encodes the following:
- the lptB gene encoding LPS export ABC transporter ATP-binding protein has protein sequence MKLFTKELVKSFGARTVVNGVSVEVQEGEIVGLLGPNGAGKTTTFYMIVGFITPNQGSVHLDEDEITRDPMYLRARKGLGYLPQEPSVFRKLSVEDNIRAILEMTALTKEAQRDKLETLLAEFNLNRVRKNPGDSLSGGERRRTEIARSLASDPHFILLDEPFAGIDPIAVEDIQLIVQKLKAKNIGILITDHNVQETLSITDRAYLIVDGKILMSGTAEELAANETVRRVYLGQNFVLRSKMS, from the coding sequence ATGAAATTATTCACAAAAGAGCTGGTTAAATCATTTGGAGCGCGAACTGTTGTCAATGGGGTATCGGTAGAGGTACAGGAAGGTGAAATTGTTGGATTACTAGGACCGAATGGTGCCGGAAAAACAACTACCTTTTATATGATTGTTGGGTTTATAACACCCAATCAGGGATCGGTCCACCTGGACGAAGATGAAATCACACGGGATCCCATGTATTTAAGAGCTCGCAAAGGATTGGGTTATTTACCACAAGAACCATCCGTTTTTCGCAAACTGAGTGTTGAGGATAACATTCGAGCCATTTTAGAAATGACTGCTTTAACAAAGGAAGCGCAGCGAGACAAACTGGAAACCTTGTTGGCAGAATTTAATTTAAACCGGGTCCGTAAAAATCCTGGAGATTCTTTAAGTGGAGGCGAACGCAGACGAACAGAAATTGCACGCTCATTGGCATCGGATCCACACTTTATTTTATTGGACGAACCTTTTGCTGGTATTGACCCCATTGCTGTTGAAGACATTCAATTGATTGTACAAAAATTAAAAGCAAAAAACATTGGAATTCTGATTACAGATCACAATGTACAGGAGACCCTTTCCATTACAGATCGGGCTTACTTGATCGTAGATGGTAAAATTCTTATGTCGGGCACCGCTGAAGAATTAGCAGCCAATGAAACCGTGAGAAGGGTTTATTTAGGTCAGAATTTTGTACTACGTTCTAAAATGAGCTGA
- the pckA gene encoding phosphoenolpyruvate carboxykinase (ATP): MGFFGRISPRSSIESFGIKNTTNQYCNLSAEELVAESLKRQQGTLSNSGALCIRTGEFTGRSPEDKFTVDNELTHDAVDWNKFNKPFSQEKFDALLIKMAAYFEGKDVFVQDAFACADTRYRIRVRVFAEYPWSAQFAGNMFIRLEENELDEFLPDWCIYCAPGFYADPAVDGTRQHNFSIIDFKSKRILIGGSAYTGEIKKSIFTILNFILPYQQEVLSMHCSANIGKNGDTAIFFGLSGTGKTTLSADPNRALIGDDEHGWSDEGIFNFEGGCYAKCIDLTEEKEPDIFRAIKPGAILENIEFYPGGDVPDFSNSSITENTRVSYPIHHIRNAKLPSTGGHPNNIFFLTCDAYGILPPISKLTTGQAMYHFISGYTAKVAGTEAGITEPKATFSNCFGAPFLPLHPTFYAAMLGKRIDKYQPKIWLVNTGWTGGPYGTGSRIKLAYTRALITAVMNGSLIQSGYEKHELFGLEYPTSCEGVPSDILNPKNTWSDKNAYDQKANQLAELFINNFEKYKAKASAEMLAAAPRLLSDLKQ, encoded by the coding sequence ATGGGTTTTTTTGGGAGAATTTCACCACGATCTTCAATTGAAAGCTTTGGAATAAAAAACACAACCAATCAATATTGTAATTTATCAGCTGAAGAACTTGTTGCGGAGTCTTTAAAACGGCAACAAGGAACACTTAGTAATTCGGGTGCACTTTGCATTCGCACCGGAGAATTTACTGGCCGAAGCCCGGAAGATAAATTTACTGTTGACAATGAACTAACCCACGATGCGGTTGATTGGAATAAATTTAATAAACCTTTTTCGCAGGAGAAATTTGATGCACTTTTAATAAAGATGGCAGCCTATTTTGAAGGCAAAGATGTATTTGTTCAGGATGCATTTGCATGTGCAGATACGCGCTATAGAATCAGAGTACGGGTATTTGCAGAGTATCCCTGGAGCGCACAATTTGCGGGGAATATGTTTATCCGTTTAGAAGAAAACGAGCTGGACGAATTCTTACCAGATTGGTGTATATATTGTGCCCCTGGATTTTATGCTGACCCTGCAGTTGATGGAACACGTCAACATAATTTTTCTATCATCGACTTTAAATCAAAACGGATTTTAATCGGGGGATCTGCATATACCGGTGAGATTAAAAAATCGATATTTACTATTCTCAATTTTATTTTACCATATCAGCAAGAAGTACTTTCAATGCACTGTTCGGCAAATATTGGTAAAAATGGAGATACTGCAATTTTCTTTGGATTATCCGGTACAGGCAAAACGACCTTATCCGCTGATCCCAACCGTGCACTGATAGGAGATGATGAACACGGCTGGTCAGATGAAGGTATTTTTAATTTTGAAGGAGGATGTTACGCAAAGTGTATTGATTTAACTGAAGAAAAGGAGCCTGATATATTTCGAGCCATTAAGCCGGGTGCAATTCTGGAAAATATTGAGTTTTATCCTGGAGGTGATGTCCCGGATTTTTCAAATTCCAGCATCACTGAAAATACCCGGGTATCCTATCCGATTCATCACATTCGAAATGCAAAATTGCCATCTACAGGAGGCCATCCCAACAATATCTTTTTTCTTACCTGTGATGCATATGGAATTTTACCGCCCATTAGCAAACTGACAACAGGTCAGGCAATGTATCATTTTATATCCGGTTATACCGCTAAAGTGGCTGGTACAGAAGCCGGTATTACTGAGCCAAAAGCAACATTTTCCAATTGTTTTGGTGCCCCGTTTCTGCCATTGCACCCAACATTTTATGCTGCAATGCTTGGAAAACGAATTGATAAATACCAACCTAAAATCTGGTTAGTGAATACCGGCTGGACGGGTGGACCTTATGGAACAGGAAGTCGAATTAAATTGGCTTATACCCGTGCATTGATTACGGCAGTTATGAATGGAAGTCTTATTCAATCTGGCTATGAGAAACACGAACTTTTTGGCTTAGAATATCCTACTTCTTGTGAAGGAGTCCCATCAGATATCCTAAATCCCAAAAACACATGGTCTGATAAAAATGCCTATGATCAAAAAGCGAATCAACTGGCAGAATTGTTTATCAATAATTTTGAAAAATATAAAGCAAAAGCCAGTGCAGAAATGCTTGCTGCGGCACCGAGATTACTTTCGGATCTAAAGCAATAG
- a CDS encoding GLPGLI family protein produces MYKDIKIKTLILCLCSFYFNTTEQLMAQSVFGEVQYSQTNDWTKIATALPYLSQEEKDRIQYSWGKGRAYSEKMRLIFNDTASFYSYIRDDKSEESIWSYKKNTFEINRNFRSNKMQDRIGLLGKNYIVKDEIPKRKWKIHNEIKEVSGYVCMKAETYDSVKSQRIIAWFTDRILVPAGPAEFGGLPGLILEIDINDQSSLIVAEEVKLNQQSQWPSINSKGKSIDYKKYQGIVKTYIADCIERRRNPFWDLRY; encoded by the coding sequence ATGTATAAAGACATTAAGATTAAAACCCTGATTCTGTGTTTGTGTAGCTTTTACTTCAACACTACGGAGCAATTAATGGCACAGTCTGTTTTTGGGGAAGTTCAGTATTCTCAAACAAATGATTGGACAAAGATTGCAACCGCATTGCCTTATTTAAGTCAGGAGGAAAAAGACCGGATTCAATACAGTTGGGGAAAAGGTCGGGCCTATTCTGAAAAAATGAGGTTGATATTTAATGATACGGCATCGTTTTATTCATATATCAGGGATGATAAAAGTGAGGAATCGATCTGGAGCTATAAGAAAAACACTTTTGAAATTAACCGCAATTTTCGCTCGAATAAAATGCAGGATCGAATCGGATTGCTAGGTAAAAATTACATTGTCAAAGATGAAATTCCTAAGCGAAAATGGAAAATACACAATGAAATTAAAGAAGTCAGTGGCTACGTTTGCATGAAAGCAGAAACCTACGATTCAGTCAAATCCCAGCGAATCATTGCCTGGTTTACAGATAGAATTTTAGTGCCCGCAGGACCGGCTGAATTTGGTGGATTGCCGGGACTAATACTTGAAATAGATATTAATGATCAATCCAGTTTAATTGTAGCAGAGGAGGTTAAACTCAATCAGCAGTCTCAATGGCCTTCGATTAATTCAAAAGGGAAGTCGATTGATTATAAAAAGTATCAAGGCATCGTTAAAACCTATATTGCTGATTGCATTGAAAGACGAAGAAATCCATTTTGGGATTTGAGGTATTGA
- a CDS encoding TonB-dependent receptor family protein, translated as MKKLLLTIASLFFLFSFSLTAQTTLQINGVVADSSGEALSHASILILDAQDSTYIGFTQSDNSGNFNIKEKTDKPIILKISYLGYFSFEKRIDPLQTAKLELGTIRLTPINKVLFEVVIKEAKASLKMRGDTIEYDASTFKVPIGSTVEDLLRKLPGIEVANDGSITSQGQSVNKLTVDGKRFFGEDPSMATKNLPAESVSKVQVFNEKSEQEKLTGLSIEKDQKTMNLELKDEFKKGGFGKILAGLGIEQRDDFQTGTSQTEAKWEMKGNYNKFNKKEQFSLIGVQNNTGRNGMNWNDYQDFRGQQSWEWNFAEELFSFSQSFRFYAGGTDESSDEFGGSEGYFGNDAAGIPKNSQAGFNYNYDYNKTKISGSYTYKQNNLFAKAIRKRQFFLPDQNYTTDDQSDLDRKNGSHRAELIFEKELDSLHTILFKLRGNGIFTNQISHGKFLNLSEEGNLTSSLNLDRNADRKNLGWQGVAYFKKKFENKRRNLGVNFIYSENDRETDEDLYSNNNYYGSGGMDSIVNLDQFIDFNTNIRSIKSSALYVEPLGKNFALQFLGNYIQRNDQLVRDVFDKLTDTLVANQDYTYDNDHLFRMGRVGTSLQFGKAGFNVSGGLAVQSIYLNGQFQQGIQNFSKINKDYLDVLQTVSLNYQLATNKRMSLNYSSNVQEPSFKNLSPIIDNTNPFFIRIGNPELDPEVLHQFSGNYNGNNQIKFTNYNINLNYTYYENQHINEQTIDSFLVSTSRAVNFKGGQRMGTFLFYSFPIIKNRFTVRTSLNYSFNLSKSIINSVLNDSKGNYTGFGVNLSWTPNEIYSIYSENRWNYSKTSYSIQSDQNYTIFSQTYNLQGNARLLWDVFCNASLDYRLYNNDQFNVAYNIPILNASVYKLFLKNKGLELRLSAYDLLNKNISIQQQASGTQISDTRTYTLARYFMLSLSYNMKGIKASVKRSNEWMY; from the coding sequence ATGAAAAAATTATTACTCACAATAGCTTCGCTATTTTTTCTGTTTAGTTTTTCCTTAACTGCACAGACAACCCTTCAAATTAATGGTGTAGTGGCTGATTCTTCCGGAGAAGCACTCAGCCATGCAAGTATATTAATATTGGATGCCCAGGATAGTACCTACATCGGTTTTACCCAATCAGACAATTCCGGAAATTTTAACATTAAAGAAAAAACAGACAAACCAATTATACTTAAAATAAGTTATCTGGGTTATTTTTCATTTGAGAAACGCATAGATCCTTTACAAACTGCTAAATTGGAATTGGGCACGATCCGCTTAACACCTATAAATAAAGTATTATTTGAAGTAGTTATCAAAGAAGCCAAGGCTTCTTTAAAAATGCGTGGAGATACGATTGAATACGATGCCAGCACTTTTAAAGTCCCAATAGGTTCTACTGTAGAAGATTTATTGAGAAAATTGCCGGGTATAGAAGTGGCAAACGATGGATCAATTACCAGCCAAGGTCAATCAGTCAACAAATTGACAGTAGATGGGAAGCGTTTCTTTGGTGAAGACCCTAGCATGGCTACTAAAAATTTACCTGCAGAAAGTGTTTCAAAAGTTCAGGTTTTTAATGAAAAATCTGAGCAAGAGAAATTGACCGGATTGTCAATTGAAAAAGATCAAAAAACCATGAATCTTGAATTAAAAGATGAGTTTAAGAAAGGTGGTTTTGGAAAAATTCTGGCTGGACTGGGTATTGAACAACGGGACGATTTTCAAACAGGTACCAGCCAAACAGAAGCTAAATGGGAGATGAAGGGTAATTACAATAAATTTAATAAAAAGGAGCAATTCAGCTTAATCGGAGTGCAAAACAATACCGGCAGAAATGGGATGAATTGGAACGACTACCAGGATTTTAGAGGTCAGCAAAGTTGGGAATGGAATTTTGCTGAAGAACTCTTCAGCTTTTCTCAATCATTTAGATTTTATGCTGGTGGAACGGATGAAAGTTCTGATGAATTTGGAGGCTCAGAGGGCTATTTTGGAAATGACGCAGCCGGTATTCCAAAAAATTCGCAAGCCGGATTTAATTACAACTACGATTACAACAAAACAAAAATATCAGGAAGTTATACTTATAAACAGAATAATTTGTTTGCAAAAGCAATACGAAAACGCCAATTTTTTCTTCCGGATCAAAATTATACCACGGATGATCAAAGTGATCTGGATCGAAAAAATGGATCTCACAGGGCAGAATTGATTTTTGAGAAGGAGCTGGATTCCTTACACACCATTTTATTTAAGTTGCGTGGAAATGGAATATTTACAAATCAAATCAGCCATGGTAAATTCTTGAATTTATCTGAAGAAGGAAACTTAACCAGTTCATTAAACCTGGACCGAAACGCAGATCGCAAAAATCTGGGCTGGCAGGGAGTTGCTTATTTTAAAAAGAAATTTGAAAACAAGCGCAGGAATTTAGGGGTCAATTTTATATACAGCGAAAATGATCGTGAAACAGACGAAGATCTGTATTCCAATAATAATTATTATGGATCCGGAGGTATGGATTCAATTGTAAACCTGGATCAGTTTATTGATTTTAATACAAACATACGTTCTATAAAATCAAGTGCTTTGTATGTAGAACCTTTAGGTAAAAATTTCGCACTGCAATTTTTAGGAAATTACATTCAACGGAATGATCAATTGGTAAGGGATGTATTTGATAAGTTGACTGATACCCTGGTAGCCAATCAGGACTATACTTATGACAATGATCATTTGTTCCGCATGGGTAGAGTGGGGACCTCTCTTCAATTTGGAAAAGCTGGGTTCAATGTTTCGGGAGGATTAGCGGTTCAATCTATTTACTTGAATGGCCAATTTCAGCAGGGCATCCAGAATTTTTCAAAAATTAACAAGGATTATCTGGATGTATTGCAAACCGTTTCATTAAACTATCAGCTTGCTACCAACAAACGAATGAGTCTTAATTACAGCAGTAATGTTCAAGAACCAAGTTTTAAAAATTTATCTCCTATCATAGACAATACGAATCCATTTTTTATTCGAATAGGCAATCCAGAATTAGATCCGGAAGTCTTGCACCAATTTTCTGGAAATTACAATGGCAATAATCAGATTAAATTCACAAATTATAATATAAATCTGAATTACACTTATTACGAAAATCAGCATATAAATGAACAAACTATAGATAGTTTTTTAGTAAGCACCTCTCGGGCTGTAAATTTCAAAGGCGGTCAACGCATGGGAACCTTCCTTTTCTACAGTTTTCCAATCATAAAGAATCGTTTTACTGTTCGGACTAGTTTAAATTACAGTTTCAATCTTTCAAAAAGCATCATCAATAGCGTTTTAAATGATTCCAAAGGAAATTATACTGGATTTGGGGTAAATTTATCCTGGACCCCTAATGAAATTTATTCTATTTACTCAGAAAACCGATGGAATTATTCCAAAACATCTTACTCGATTCAATCTGATCAAAATTATACCATCTTTAGCCAGACCTATAATTTACAAGGCAATGCGCGTTTATTGTGGGATGTATTTTGTAATGCGTCGCTTGATTACAGATTGTATAACAATGATCAATTTAACGTAGCTTATAACATTCCCATTCTGAATGCATCTGTGTATAAATTATTTTTGAAAAACAAAGGACTTGAACTCAGGTTATCAGCTTATGACTTGTTGAATAAGAATATTTCAATTCAACAACAGGCAAGTGGAACGCAGATCTCAGATACACGGACCTATACCCTGGCCCGTTATTTTATGCTGAGCTTGAGTTATAATATGAAAGGCATTAAAGCAAGCGTCAAACGATCCAATGAATGGATGTATTAA
- a CDS encoding Ig-like domain-containing protein: MNLRSSLLILIAILLNSCANIKGISGGPEDKKAPGLLIAKSSPAQQKNFKEHSLYFYFDEWIRLESPQSNISISPSLQYPPKYILKGKELIIEFDSREQLKENTTYSIQFGESIKDITVGNVQRDLRYIFSTGNFIDSLKIEGQVKDAYSNQVKEKILVGLYNNLHDSAFQKLKPFYFCFTDTAGRFKLENLSPGTYKLYALLDKNQNYYFDQFGESIAFLDQSIQINDSLQKQFNLYLSESKPPLFIKDKVSGNGKLKLQFNEKPDSLKLFFNNETKFQWIQTADSLLIWNLKSDPDSIRIQFPGHLDSFIISARIKSNAPVPVSLNLKERILKPGEFPIFSFKDPVLNIYNSKISTTDSSITNINVQMDSLDPRSFSVLGNFNNKSEFKLIFEKASVVLWPDLENKADTFTIRYLEKSALSQLTLKLDSLNTNTAYILELVEGEQVRATRILSKFEQAKELLFPNLLPGNYKLRLIEDKNQNQRWDAANYELKIQAETVWNFSLPELRADWDIAVTIKP, translated from the coding sequence ATGAATCTAAGGAGCTCCCTTTTAATACTAATTGCTATCCTTTTAAATTCCTGTGCCAATATTAAAGGAATTAGTGGCGGACCTGAAGATAAAAAGGCTCCCGGTTTACTGATTGCCAAATCCAGTCCAGCCCAACAAAAAAATTTTAAAGAACACAGCCTGTACTTTTATTTTGATGAATGGATCCGATTGGAAAGTCCGCAGTCAAATATTAGTATTTCACCCAGTTTGCAATATCCGCCCAAATACATTTTAAAAGGAAAGGAATTAATTATTGAATTTGATTCACGCGAACAATTAAAAGAAAATACAACCTATTCCATTCAATTTGGAGAATCAATCAAAGACATTACCGTTGGAAATGTACAAAGGGATTTGAGATACATTTTTTCTACGGGTAATTTTATTGATTCCTTAAAAATTGAAGGCCAGGTAAAAGATGCATATTCTAATCAGGTAAAAGAAAAAATTCTGGTAGGTTTGTACAATAACTTGCACGACAGCGCTTTTCAAAAATTAAAACCCTTTTACTTTTGCTTTACAGATACCGCAGGACGATTTAAATTAGAAAATTTGAGTCCGGGTACTTATAAACTTTATGCTTTATTAGATAAAAATCAAAATTATTATTTTGATCAATTTGGTGAATCGATTGCTTTTCTTGATCAAAGCATCCAAATCAATGACAGCTTGCAAAAACAGTTTAATCTATACCTTTCAGAATCCAAACCACCCTTATTTATTAAAGACAAAGTTTCAGGTAACGGAAAATTAAAATTACAATTTAATGAGAAGCCAGACTCTTTAAAACTTTTCTTTAATAATGAAACAAAATTTCAATGGATTCAAACGGCCGATAGTTTGCTGATATGGAATTTAAAATCAGATCCTGATAGTATACGTATTCAATTTCCCGGACATCTCGATAGCTTTATAATTTCAGCACGCATCAAATCCAATGCTCCGGTTCCCGTTTCACTTAATTTGAAAGAACGCATTTTAAAGCCCGGTGAGTTTCCTATATTTAGTTTTAAGGATCCTGTATTAAATATTTATAATTCAAAAATTTCCACTACAGATTCCAGTATTACCAATATAAATGTTCAAATGGATAGCCTGGATCCAAGATCTTTTAGCGTACTTGGAAATTTTAATAATAAATCGGAGTTTAAACTCATTTTTGAAAAAGCATCGGTCGTTCTATGGCCGGATTTAGAAAATAAAGCAGATACTTTTACAATTCGATATCTTGAAAAATCTGCACTAAGTCAGTTGACTTTAAAATTAGATTCATTAAATACGAATACAGCCTACATTCTTGAACTTGTTGAAGGAGAACAAGTTCGTGCAACGAGAATTCTGTCTAAATTTGAGCAGGCAAAGGAATTATTATTTCCTAACTTGCTACCTGGAAATTACAAACTTCGATTAATTGAAGATAAAAATCAAAACCAACGATGGGATGCTGCCAATTATGAACTAAAAATTCAGGCTGAAACGGTGTGGAATTTTAGTTTACCGGAATTACGAGCGGATTGGGACATTGCTGTGACTATAAAACCCTAA
- a CDS encoding glycosyltransferase: MFIFCLATVISTFIYLCLIAYYIYYWNRINPPLIPTSAELPMVTILIAARNEEDSILACIQSCLNQNYPPNKLEVIVVDDQSEDDTNELLESIEDPRFVHMRLGVYKRTTIKGSKKKAIAYGVNHAKGELIFTTDADCRVAPDWIQSMIPFFNDPKVKLVSGPVKITNQSSLIAKFQALDFSANGLVNAAGIKSGLHYLCSGANLAYRKQVFLEHNVYEDNYHIASGDDIFLLEKIKSVYPDGIVFSKLANSMVETQAVSNWTDLIKQRLRWAGKMRHISDWNLKWIPALIWIQRILLFSFLVVAISLGSVNYILASITAIILQLLLDFLLQYDACRFYTISKWQIWFIILEPLHTIYFILLGIASWLPVSIEWKGRSNP, translated from the coding sequence CTCTGTCTTATTGCTTACTACATTTATTATTGGAATCGGATCAACCCACCATTGATACCAACATCTGCCGAATTGCCCATGGTGACAATACTCATCGCCGCACGCAATGAAGAAGATTCAATTTTAGCCTGCATTCAATCGTGCCTTAATCAAAATTATCCTCCAAATAAATTAGAGGTGATCGTCGTTGATGATCAATCTGAAGATGATACCAATGAATTATTGGAATCCATTGAAGATCCTCGCTTCGTACACATGCGGCTGGGTGTTTATAAAAGAACTACCATCAAAGGATCCAAGAAAAAAGCAATCGCCTATGGAGTCAATCATGCTAAAGGTGAACTCATTTTTACCACGGATGCGGATTGCAGGGTCGCTCCTGACTGGATTCAATCTATGATCCCTTTCTTTAATGATCCGAAAGTTAAATTAGTTTCTGGTCCAGTAAAAATTACTAACCAATCTTCATTAATTGCTAAGTTTCAAGCGCTGGATTTTTCAGCAAATGGATTGGTCAATGCGGCTGGTATTAAATCCGGATTACACTATTTGTGCAGTGGTGCAAATTTAGCGTACCGTAAACAGGTTTTTCTAGAACATAATGTTTATGAAGACAATTATCATATAGCTTCCGGAGATGATATCTTCCTATTAGAAAAAATAAAATCCGTTTATCCGGATGGAATCGTTTTTTCCAAGTTAGCGAACAGCATGGTAGAAACACAGGCTGTTTCCAATTGGACAGATTTAATCAAACAAAGACTGCGTTGGGCAGGTAAAATGCGCCATATATCAGATTGGAATTTAAAATGGATTCCTGCATTGATTTGGATTCAACGAATCTTATTGTTCAGTTTTCTGGTTGTTGCAATTTCTTTAGGATCCGTTAATTATATCTTAGCAAGTATTACTGCAATTATACTCCAATTATTGTTGGATTTCTTATTACAATACGATGCTTGCCGCTTCTATACCATTTCAAAATGGCAAATTTGGTTTATCATTCTGGAGCCATTACATACAATTTATTTCATATTACTGGGAATTGCATCCTGGTTGCCTGTAAGCATCGAATGGAAAGGCCGGAGCAATCCCTAA